In Priestia megaterium NBRC 15308 = ATCC 14581, the following proteins share a genomic window:
- a CDS encoding aminopeptidase, translated as MEQFERNIEKYAELAVKVGVNIQKGQILNINADISSADFVREIAKKAYEAGAKSVDVDWHDDHLVRLKYEKADESVFSEFPAWKAQAREELVKNGGAVLSVISSGPDLLKGVDGKRIAAFQKVSGKAMKKFREAIQSDKISWSIVAVPSKDWAAKVFPDVPEEQQQEKLWEAIFKSVRVDQEDPVAAWEEHNASLHTKVDILNEKRFAKLHYKAPGTDLTIELPDKHIWVGAGSVNEDGNSFMANMPTEEVFTLPKKDGVNGQVTSTKPLSYAGNLIENFTLTFENGKIVDVKAEEGEETLKHLIETDEGAKYLGEVALVPHQSPISQSNIIFYNTLFDENASNHLAIGSSYSFCLEGGKTMSKEELSQNGANDSITHVDFMIGSAEMDIDGIKADGTSEPVFRKGNWAF; from the coding sequence ATGGAACAGTTTGAGCGCAATATTGAAAAGTATGCCGAGCTAGCTGTAAAAGTCGGTGTAAACATTCAAAAAGGGCAAATATTAAACATTAATGCCGATATTTCTTCCGCTGATTTTGTTCGTGAAATTGCGAAAAAAGCATACGAAGCCGGAGCAAAGTCTGTTGATGTAGACTGGCATGACGATCATTTAGTTCGTTTGAAATATGAAAAAGCGGATGAATCTGTATTTAGTGAATTTCCTGCTTGGAAAGCTCAAGCAAGAGAAGAGCTTGTGAAAAACGGAGGCGCTGTTTTATCTGTGATTTCAAGCGGCCCTGACTTACTAAAAGGAGTAGATGGCAAACGTATTGCTGCTTTCCAAAAAGTAAGCGGAAAAGCAATGAAAAAATTCCGTGAAGCGATCCAATCCGATAAAATCAGCTGGTCCATTGTAGCTGTTCCTTCAAAAGACTGGGCAGCAAAAGTATTTCCTGACGTTCCAGAAGAACAGCAGCAAGAAAAACTGTGGGAAGCTATTTTTAAATCCGTGCGCGTAGACCAAGAAGATCCAGTGGCTGCATGGGAAGAGCATAATGCTTCATTACATACAAAAGTAGACATTTTAAATGAAAAGAGATTTGCTAAGCTTCACTATAAAGCGCCAGGAACAGATTTAACAATTGAGCTTCCTGACAAACATATTTGGGTTGGCGCAGGCAGTGTTAATGAAGACGGCAACTCGTTTATGGCCAATATGCCAACAGAAGAAGTATTCACACTTCCAAAAAAAGACGGCGTAAACGGACAAGTAACAAGCACAAAACCGCTTAGCTACGCAGGAAACTTAATTGAAAACTTCACGTTAACATTTGAAAATGGAAAAATTGTTGATGTAAAAGCAGAAGAGGGCGAAGAAACGTTAAAGCACCTAATTGAAACAGATGAAGGTGCCAAATACTTAGGAGAAGTAGCCTTAGTACCGCATCAATCGCCAATTTCTCAGTCAAACATCATCTTCTACAACACGCTGTTTGACGAAAATGCATCCAACCACTTAGCGATCGGCAGCTCGTACTCTTTCTGTCTAGAAGGCGGAAAAACGATGTCTAAAGAAGAGCTGTCACAAAACGGAGCAAACGACAGCATCACCCACGTTGACTTCATGATTGGCTCAGCTGAAATGGACATCGACGGCATCAAAGCTGACGGCACAAGCGAGCCTGTGTTTAGAAAAGGGAACTGGGCGTTTTGA
- a CDS encoding HAD-IA family hydrolase: MNILWDFDGTIFDTYPTIVKAFKELLTDQTISEDDILKQMKISSDIAIKHFDIKKSLFDKHFHVLEQKINPKDKPAFPHVEDVLSFADTNVIVTHKSRQSTLDILAFFNMEHYFTEIITKDDGYKRKPDSGAYAYLHDKYQLDLVIGDRELDLKPARELGIKTCAFQNDDIEADYHLTSYDQFFTTVVNKNS; encoded by the coding sequence ATGAATATTTTATGGGACTTTGATGGAACCATCTTTGATACCTATCCAACGATTGTAAAAGCATTCAAAGAATTACTAACAGATCAAACGATTTCAGAAGACGATATTTTAAAACAAATGAAGATATCTTCTGACATAGCAATTAAGCACTTCGATATTAAAAAATCTTTGTTTGATAAACACTTCCATGTGCTCGAACAGAAAATCAATCCTAAAGATAAGCCTGCTTTTCCTCATGTAGAAGACGTACTGAGCTTTGCGGATACAAATGTAATTGTTACACATAAATCTAGACAGTCTACTCTTGATATCCTGGCATTTTTTAATATGGAGCACTATTTTACGGAGATTATTACAAAAGATGATGGCTATAAACGAAAGCCTGATAGCGGCGCTTATGCCTATCTTCACGATAAGTATCAGCTCGATTTAGTGATTGGAGACCGCGAGCTTGATTTAAAACCTGCCCGTGAACTGGGAATCAAAACATGTGCATTTCAAAATGACGACATTGAAGCAGATTATCACCTTACATCATACGATCAATTTTTTACAACTGTCGTAAATAAAAACTCGTGA
- a CDS encoding HAD family hydrolase, with protein MLLKPKAIFLDMDGTILNRSNKVSIQTKEIIDELRKQGIFVFIATGRAFDEIEELVPEGFQVDGFITSNGMAGYVGKESVFQHSLSLQLVETIIEKARANKVYYELFPYGTPRVTLKQDQSYVENEIREPKPDSVEINEWLSRKQAIKEEIDWKDSVEGSEFSKFYFFARTHEHIDKWKEELEELKKEIDFTTSTSSKHNVEVMVANVNKATGIQQMLKHFNLPEQDILAIGDSNNDLPMFQFASYAVAMKNAPDHIQEIVDDVTEFNCDENGVSHYLSKFLLQKSTRSNPVL; from the coding sequence ATGTTGTTAAAACCTAAAGCAATTTTTTTAGATATGGACGGCACGATATTAAATCGCTCCAACAAAGTAAGTATTCAAACAAAAGAAATCATTGACGAATTACGAAAACAGGGAATTTTTGTTTTTATTGCTACGGGAAGAGCGTTTGATGAAATAGAAGAGTTAGTTCCTGAAGGCTTTCAAGTGGATGGATTTATCACGTCAAATGGTATGGCAGGGTACGTAGGAAAAGAGTCAGTCTTTCAGCACTCGCTTTCGCTTCAATTGGTGGAAACTATTATTGAAAAAGCAAGAGCGAACAAGGTATACTACGAGCTTTTCCCGTATGGCACACCTCGCGTGACGCTAAAACAAGATCAGTCCTATGTGGAAAATGAAATTAGAGAGCCAAAGCCAGACAGTGTGGAAATTAACGAATGGCTTTCTCGTAAACAAGCGATTAAAGAAGAAATTGACTGGAAAGATTCTGTAGAGGGAAGTGAATTTTCAAAGTTCTATTTCTTTGCAAGAACGCACGAGCATATCGATAAATGGAAAGAGGAACTTGAAGAACTTAAAAAAGAAATCGACTTTACAACTTCTACTTCATCTAAACACAATGTTGAAGTGATGGTGGCAAACGTAAATAAAGCAACGGGAATTCAGCAAATGCTAAAACATTTTAATTTGCCCGAGCAAGACATTCTAGCAATTGGCGACAGCAATAATGATTTACCAATGTTTCAGTTTGCCAGCTATGCCGTAGCGATGAAAAATGCGCCGGATCATATTCAAGAAATTGTCGATGACGTAACGGAATTTAACTGTGACGAAAACGGCGTATCTCATTATCTTTCTAAATTTTTATTGCAAAAATCTACTAGAAGTAATCCCGTTTTATAA
- a CDS encoding FAD-linked oxidase C-terminal domain-containing protein: MLKKNRIKDLHVKNLSQLVDAHSILHHKEDLLAYDCDGFTIHRHLPKAVLFPQNTKEVSSIVKYCNEHDLPFLARGAGTGLSGGAIPLNNEVVISLVKMKRLLSVDYENRRAVVEPGFINLKLTNSISEKGYYYAPDPSSQYCCTIGGNVAENAGGAHCLKYGVTTNHILGLEVVLPNGDVIELGKQGIPDEPGYDLLGLLTGSEGTLGIVTKITVRILKNPEAKQTVLAYFDRIEDGSQAVSDIISAGIVPAALEMMDKTAIEGVEAAAFPVGHPRDIEALLLIEVDGISAGIEEQILRILDVCKKQNVREVKVAESEEERARWWANRKTGFGAMGAISPDYLVQDGVIPRSKLPQVLKRINKISEESGLRIANIFHAGDGNLHPLVLFDARKPGETEKALDAGSACLQVCAEAGGTITGEHGVGIEKKEEMRFVFNEEEIQAQTNIREVFNPKNLLNAGKLFPSPSRCAEVKKEMKKIEYF; encoded by the coding sequence GTGTTGAAGAAAAATAGAATAAAAGATCTTCACGTAAAAAATCTTTCTCAACTAGTAGATGCTCATTCTATTTTGCATCATAAAGAAGATTTGCTTGCGTACGACTGCGATGGATTTACCATTCATAGACATTTGCCTAAAGCGGTGTTATTTCCTCAAAATACGAAAGAAGTTTCTAGCATTGTTAAATACTGCAATGAACATGATTTGCCTTTTCTCGCAAGAGGAGCAGGGACAGGACTGAGCGGGGGAGCAATTCCTCTTAATAACGAAGTGGTTATTAGTTTAGTGAAAATGAAGCGCCTTCTTAGCGTCGACTATGAAAACAGGCGTGCCGTTGTAGAGCCGGGATTTATTAATCTTAAATTAACCAATTCAATCTCTGAAAAAGGATATTATTATGCACCGGATCCTTCGAGTCAATATTGCTGCACCATTGGTGGAAATGTAGCGGAAAACGCAGGAGGGGCACACTGTCTTAAATACGGGGTAACTACCAACCATATTTTAGGGCTAGAGGTCGTGCTTCCAAATGGAGATGTGATTGAGCTTGGCAAGCAAGGTATTCCAGATGAACCGGGATATGATTTATTAGGGCTTTTAACAGGATCAGAAGGGACGTTAGGAATCGTTACAAAAATTACGGTACGCATTTTGAAAAACCCCGAAGCAAAACAAACGGTTCTTGCCTATTTCGACCGCATAGAAGACGGCAGCCAAGCGGTATCGGACATTATATCAGCCGGCATTGTACCTGCTGCGCTTGAAATGATGGATAAAACCGCCATTGAAGGAGTGGAAGCTGCTGCGTTTCCAGTCGGACACCCTAGAGATATTGAAGCTCTTTTATTAATTGAAGTAGACGGCATTTCAGCCGGTATCGAAGAGCAAATCCTTCGTATTTTAGACGTATGTAAAAAACAAAACGTACGGGAAGTGAAAGTAGCTGAAAGTGAAGAAGAGCGCGCGAGGTGGTGGGCAAATCGTAAAACAGGATTTGGAGCGATGGGAGCTATATCCCCTGACTATCTCGTACAAGACGGCGTTATTCCAAGAAGTAAACTGCCTCAAGTGCTGAAGCGAATTAACAAAATTAGCGAAGAATCTGGCCTTCGCATTGCCAATATTTTTCACGCCGGAGACGGGAACTTGCATCCGCTGGTATTATTTGATGCTAGAAAACCCGGGGAAACTGAAAAAGCACTCGACGCCGGAAGCGCATGTTTGCAAGTATGTGCAGAAGCAGGAGGAACGATTACCGGCGAACACGGCGTGGGCATTGAAAAAAAAGAAGAAATGCGATTTGTTTTCAATGAAGAGGAAATTCAAGCACAAACGAATATACGAGAAGTATTTAATCCTAAAAATCTATTAAATGCAGGAAAGCTGTTTCCAAGTCCGAGCCGCTGCGCTGAAGTCAAAAAAGAAATGAAAAAAATAGAATATTTTTAG
- a CDS encoding DUF4183 domain-containing protein, giving the protein MKKKSYGCNHYATSCSTPFIKLPVLPQQEFRYIFPKKVRIFEYYTVAGGSKRIFTDQDALKEYGTQHILDPESYSYSNLFINGVLQPSSNYSVQKGLLIINTEDIPLEKSPVILQMIKVI; this is encoded by the coding sequence TTGAAGAAAAAATCTTACGGCTGCAATCACTATGCAACCTCTTGTTCAACACCTTTTATTAAGCTTCCCGTGTTGCCTCAGCAGGAATTCAGGTATATATTTCCGAAAAAAGTTCGCATCTTTGAATACTATACGGTAGCCGGAGGCAGCAAGCGCATCTTTACAGATCAAGATGCATTAAAAGAATACGGCACTCAGCATATATTGGATCCTGAGAGCTACTCGTACAGTAATCTATTCATAAACGGTGTGTTACAGCCTTCCTCCAATTACAGCGTCCAAAAAGGACTTCTTATCATTAACACAGAGGATATTCCTTTAGAAAAATCACCCGTGATTTTACAAATGATTAAAGTAATCTAA
- a CDS encoding fumarylacetoacetate hydrolase family protein produces the protein MKFVRFAVQDSRHTGVLKENTISVIKGNIFEKWDYTGQTFSPSEVRLLAPLEPNQIIGIGANYAAAKSELPREMPSIPVFFFKPTSSVIGPNDAIVIPTAIKHVKFESELAVVIGKEAKNIAKEDVLDYIFGYTIGNDVTAPDYFHEDGHWTIGKSFDSFTPLGPVIETELDFKSIHVKAFLNGVEKQNSSTDLMIISVEQMIAYLSTVMTLKPGDVVLTGSPVGAELVSANDIIECTIREIGTLQNPFAAEKERVNV, from the coding sequence ATGAAATTTGTAAGGTTCGCTGTACAAGATAGCCGTCATACAGGTGTACTAAAAGAGAATACGATCAGCGTCATTAAAGGAAATATATTTGAGAAATGGGACTATACAGGGCAGACTTTTTCACCGAGTGAAGTAAGGCTTTTGGCTCCTTTAGAGCCGAATCAAATTATTGGAATAGGCGCAAATTATGCGGCTGCAAAGTCGGAGCTGCCAAGAGAAATGCCTTCTATTCCTGTCTTCTTTTTTAAGCCCACATCCTCTGTGATCGGTCCAAACGATGCCATTGTCATTCCAACCGCGATTAAGCACGTCAAGTTTGAATCCGAGCTTGCGGTTGTTATTGGAAAAGAAGCGAAGAACATCGCAAAAGAAGACGTGCTGGACTATATATTTGGGTATACAATTGGAAACGATGTAACGGCTCCGGATTATTTTCATGAAGACGGGCACTGGACCATTGGAAAATCCTTTGATTCATTTACCCCTCTTGGCCCCGTAATCGAAACGGAGCTTGATTTTAAATCCATTCATGTAAAAGCGTTTTTAAATGGCGTTGAAAAACAAAATAGCTCGACAGATTTAATGATTATTTCCGTTGAGCAAATGATCGCTTACCTTTCTACTGTTATGACCCTTAAGCCGGGAGATGTGGTTTTAACAGGAAGTCCGGTCGGCGCGGAGCTGGTAAGCGCAAACGATATCATTGAATGCACCATCCGAGAAATTGGAACCCTCCAAAATCCGTTTGCTGCAGAGAAAGAACGTGTAAACGTATAA
- a CDS encoding pyruvate, water dikinase regulatory protein: protein MNKRKIVYIVSDSVGETAELMVKAVLTQFSGEDIEIQNTSYVEDEGNIDNIIAEARCNEAIIAYTIVIPPLKQYLDQKAQEEGIVAIDLMTPLMSAFSQTFNKEPNLQPRLTRKLDDNYFRRVEAVEFAVKYDDGQDFRGIKRADLVLIGVSRTSKTPLSMYLAHKSLKVANIPLVPEVTPPDELFTIPKNKCIGLVITPDKLNEIRKERLKNLGLASQANYANVDRILEELDYAEKIMKRIGCPIVNVSGKAVEETAEVILSMLKKDKMKGYV, encoded by the coding sequence GTGAATAAAAGAAAAATTGTCTATATAGTTTCCGACTCAGTAGGTGAAACGGCTGAGCTGATGGTAAAAGCAGTTTTAACTCAATTTAGTGGAGAAGATATTGAAATTCAAAATACTTCTTACGTAGAAGATGAGGGAAATATTGATAATATCATTGCTGAAGCAAGGTGTAACGAGGCCATCATTGCGTATACTATCGTCATCCCACCTTTAAAACAGTATCTTGACCAAAAGGCACAAGAAGAAGGAATTGTAGCCATTGATTTAATGACCCCACTCATGAGTGCCTTTAGCCAAACCTTTAATAAAGAACCTAATCTCCAACCGAGATTAACGAGAAAATTAGACGATAACTATTTCCGAAGAGTAGAAGCAGTTGAATTTGCTGTTAAATATGATGATGGACAAGACTTCAGAGGCATCAAGCGAGCTGATCTAGTGTTGATTGGTGTTTCGAGAACATCTAAGACGCCACTTTCTATGTATTTAGCTCATAAAAGTCTTAAAGTAGCGAATATACCGTTAGTTCCAGAAGTGACGCCTCCTGATGAACTTTTTACTATTCCGAAAAATAAATGTATTGGTTTAGTTATTACACCGGATAAGCTCAATGAAATCCGAAAAGAACGATTAAAAAATTTAGGTTTAGCGTCTCAAGCCAATTATGCCAATGTAGATCGAATCCTTGAAGAGCTGGACTATGCTGAGAAAATTATGAAGCGCATTGGCTGTCCTATTGTTAATGTCTCAGGTAAAGCAGTTGAAGAAACCGCTGAAGTGATATTGAGCATGTTAAAAAAGGACAAGATGAAAGGGTATGTATAA
- a CDS encoding IclR family transcriptional regulator has translation MERENMVKSVSRALDIVTIVSMEREGVGVTEIAKQMDINKSSVYRILTTLAQYGYIEQDQETGRYKLGYKFLEVSSKLLDSIDLRTEAKPFLQELESETNEVIHLVVYDQGEVVYIEKLEGNQTLRMHSKVGKRAPMHCTSVGKAILAFLPLNTVTSILERKGLPAHTDHTITDEESFLRELSEVKQKGYALDLEENEYGITCIAAPIFDHLGQVVAAVSISGATMRMTNERLTYFQERMVDIGKNISERLGYKTESVKDKSLF, from the coding sequence ATGGAGAGAGAAAATATGGTGAAGTCTGTAAGCCGGGCGTTGGATATCGTCACAATTGTCAGTATGGAAAGAGAAGGGGTAGGCGTCACAGAAATTGCAAAGCAAATGGACATCAACAAAAGCTCCGTATACCGTATTCTAACTACTCTTGCTCAGTACGGCTATATTGAACAAGATCAAGAAACCGGGCGGTACAAGCTTGGGTATAAGTTTTTAGAAGTAAGTTCAAAGCTTTTAGATTCTATTGATTTACGAACGGAAGCAAAGCCGTTTTTGCAAGAACTTGAAAGTGAAACAAATGAAGTTATTCATCTTGTTGTCTACGATCAAGGTGAAGTAGTGTATATTGAAAAATTAGAAGGCAATCAGACGCTGCGCATGCATTCAAAAGTGGGGAAAAGAGCCCCTATGCACTGCACGTCTGTCGGTAAAGCTATCCTAGCTTTTTTACCGCTTAACACGGTAACAAGCATTCTTGAAAGAAAAGGCTTACCCGCTCATACCGATCACACCATTACAGATGAAGAAAGCTTTCTTCGAGAACTTTCAGAAGTAAAACAAAAAGGATATGCGCTGGATTTAGAAGAAAATGAATATGGAATTACCTGCATCGCAGCGCCTATTTTTGATCACCTTGGTCAAGTCGTTGCCGCAGTCAGCATTTCCGGTGCTACCATGCGTATGACAAATGAGCGATTAACGTATTTTCAAGAACGCATGGTTGATATAGGCAAGAACATTTCGGAGCGGCTCGGCTACAAAACTGAATCTGTGAAAGACAAAAGTTTGTTCTGA
- a CDS encoding mechanosensitive ion channel family protein, translating to MKDIQWVQKTLFNTGKWIDISEVIIKIILIFIIAQIVIRFARSVINKIFDFRFKTKLLRYNERKEITLKKLCLSIVMYVVYFIVLITSLEAIGINMKALLAGISVAGFITGLGAQNLIKDILNGFFILFEDQFSVGDHVSINDTKGTVEEIGLRTTKIRGVDGEFYFFANSNITKVANYTLGEIPEVHKPEQIKTREE from the coding sequence ATGAAAGACATACAGTGGGTACAGAAAACTTTATTTAATACCGGTAAGTGGATTGACATTAGTGAAGTAATTATAAAGATTATCTTGATTTTCATTATTGCTCAAATCGTTATCAGGTTTGCTCGCAGTGTAATTAATAAAATCTTTGATTTCAGATTTAAAACTAAACTGCTGAGGTACAATGAACGTAAAGAAATAACGCTGAAAAAGCTTTGTCTGAGCATTGTCATGTACGTAGTGTATTTTATTGTACTTATTACGTCTTTAGAGGCAATCGGAATTAATATGAAAGCACTCTTAGCTGGTATTAGCGTAGCAGGATTTATTACAGGCTTAGGTGCACAAAATTTGATTAAAGATATTTTAAACGGTTTTTTTATTCTATTTGAAGATCAATTCTCAGTAGGAGATCACGTATCCATAAATGATACGAAAGGAACTGTTGAAGAAATTGGATTGCGTACGACAAAAATTCGCGGAGTGGATGGAGAGTTTTACTTTTTTGCTAATAGTAACATTACAAAAGTAGCGAACTATACGCTCGGTGAAATTCCCGAAGTACATAAGCCTGAACAAATAAAAACTCGTGAAGAATAG
- a CDS encoding malate synthase G: MTNYKQVGNLKVAPVLYQFINEEAIPGSGLSTENFWSDFEALVTKLTPVNKRLLEKRDQLQAQINAWHQENPDGDFSEYKSFLTRIGYLEGKTEDFLIGTEGVDSEIAYQAGPQLVVPVNNARYAINAANARWGSLYDALYGTDAISEENGASRTSSYNPIRGEKVIAFAKNFLNEVVPLVQSSHAEVVQYSLENGKLVAQLNDGSLTELQEEEKFVGYQGEEESPDALLFKNNGLHFEVQIDRTDSIGKTDDAGVKDILMEAALTTIMDCEDSVAAVDAEDKVDVYRNWLGLMKGDLTSTFKKGSQNMTRRLNPDRTYISPDKKKISLSGRSLMFVRNVGHLMTNSAVLDRNGNEIYEGILDSVITSLIAKHTLLKNGTYQNSKKSSIYIVKPKMHGSKEVAFANTLFNSIEDMLGLERHTIKIGVMDEERRTTLNLKACIKEVKERVAFINTGFLDRTGDEIHTSMEAGAVIRKNDMKTSKWLQGYEQSNVNVGLASGFQGRAQIGKGMWAMPDMMAEMLKQKVGHLKAGANTAWVPSPTAATLHALHYHQIDVRDVQNELLTQSTDLQDDILQIPVAEKPNWSKDEIQQELDNNAQGILGYVVRWVDQGVGCSKVPDINNVGLMEDRATLRISSQHVANWLHHGICTKEQVTETLKRMAKVVDQQNENDPLYQPMAPNYSASIAFQAACDLVFQGYDQPNGYTEPILHRSRIEAKAKAAIKQ, from the coding sequence GTGACAAACTATAAACAAGTTGGAAATCTGAAAGTAGCTCCAGTTCTCTATCAATTTATCAATGAGGAAGCTATTCCGGGCAGCGGCCTAAGTACAGAAAATTTTTGGTCTGATTTTGAAGCGTTAGTAACCAAGTTAACACCCGTAAATAAACGTTTGTTAGAAAAGCGTGATCAGCTGCAAGCTCAAATTAATGCGTGGCATCAAGAAAACCCTGACGGTGACTTTAGCGAATACAAATCGTTTTTAACGAGAATTGGCTATTTAGAAGGCAAGACAGAAGATTTTCTTATTGGTACAGAAGGAGTAGACAGCGAAATTGCCTATCAGGCAGGACCACAGCTTGTTGTACCAGTAAATAACGCCCGGTACGCTATTAACGCTGCTAATGCACGTTGGGGAAGTCTCTATGATGCTCTTTACGGTACTGATGCAATCAGTGAAGAAAATGGAGCTTCGCGCACGAGTTCTTATAATCCAATTCGAGGAGAAAAAGTTATTGCGTTTGCGAAGAATTTTCTTAATGAAGTTGTTCCGCTCGTTCAGTCTTCTCATGCGGAAGTGGTTCAGTACAGCCTTGAAAATGGAAAGCTTGTCGCTCAATTAAACGATGGCAGTTTAACCGAATTACAGGAAGAAGAGAAATTTGTAGGGTATCAAGGGGAAGAAGAAAGCCCTGATGCTCTTTTATTCAAAAACAACGGCCTGCATTTTGAAGTTCAAATTGACCGTACGGATTCGATTGGTAAAACAGACGATGCGGGTGTAAAAGATATTTTAATGGAAGCAGCTCTTACGACGATTATGGACTGTGAAGATTCAGTAGCGGCAGTAGACGCAGAAGATAAAGTAGATGTTTACCGCAACTGGCTGGGATTAATGAAAGGTGATTTGACGTCTACTTTTAAAAAAGGAAGTCAAAACATGACAAGGCGTTTAAATCCAGACCGTACCTATATTTCTCCGGACAAGAAAAAGATTTCACTGTCTGGCCGTTCGCTTATGTTTGTTCGAAACGTTGGACATTTAATGACAAACAGCGCTGTTTTAGATCGAAATGGCAACGAAATCTATGAAGGTATTTTAGACAGCGTGATTACTAGTTTAATTGCCAAACACACCTTGCTTAAAAACGGTACGTATCAAAATTCTAAAAAGAGCTCTATCTATATCGTTAAACCGAAAATGCACGGCTCCAAAGAAGTAGCTTTTGCCAATACGCTATTTAATTCAATTGAAGATATGCTAGGGCTTGAGCGTCATACAATTAAAATTGGCGTAATGGACGAAGAGCGCCGCACGACGCTTAATTTAAAAGCGTGTATCAAAGAAGTAAAAGAACGAGTGGCTTTTATTAATACTGGATTCTTGGATCGAACGGGTGACGAAATTCATACCTCAATGGAAGCGGGCGCTGTTATTCGTAAAAATGATATGAAAACGTCTAAATGGCTTCAAGGCTACGAGCAGTCTAATGTAAATGTAGGATTAGCAAGCGGATTCCAAGGGCGCGCTCAAATCGGAAAAGGAATGTGGGCAATGCCGGATATGATGGCGGAAATGCTTAAACAAAAAGTAGGACATTTAAAAGCAGGAGCGAATACGGCATGGGTGCCTTCACCAACCGCAGCAACGCTTCATGCTCTTCACTATCATCAAATTGATGTAAGAGATGTTCAAAACGAATTGCTTACTCAGTCTACTGATTTACAAGATGACATTTTGCAAATTCCTGTGGCAGAAAAACCAAATTGGAGCAAAGATGAAATTCAGCAGGAGCTCGACAACAACGCTCAAGGAATACTTGGTTATGTAGTAAGGTGGGTCGACCAAGGAGTAGGGTGTTCAAAAGTACCGGATATTAATAATGTAGGGCTAATGGAAGACCGGGCAACGCTTCGTATTTCTAGTCAGCACGTAGCTAACTGGCTTCATCATGGAATTTGTACAAAGGAACAAGTAACGGAGACGCTCAAGCGAATGGCAAAAGTAGTGGATCAACAAAATGAAAATGATCCTCTGTATCAGCCAATGGCACCGAACTACAGCGCATCCATTGCTTTTCAAGCAGCCTGCGATTTAGTATTTCAAGGCTACGATCAGCCAAACGGCTATACGGAGCCCATTTTACACCGCAGCCGTATAGAAGCAAAGGCAAAAGCAGCTATAAAACAGTAA